A DNA window from Pongo abelii isolate AG06213 chromosome 2, NHGRI_mPonAbe1-v2.0_pri, whole genome shotgun sequence contains the following coding sequences:
- the LOC100455857 gene encoding phosphoserine aminotransferase-like, whose translation MEAATSYPEDLAKIINKGGYKRQQVFNVNELVFYWKKMTSWALIAKKSIPIFKASKRGANSCFRGQRIHVQVRYMNILQQRHFAGAGSAGVTVEIVHDDLLGFALQECPSVLEYKVQAGNSSLCNMPPCFSIYIMGLVLEWSKNNGGVTAMEKLSSIKSQMIYEIIDNSQGFYVCPVGPQNISKMNIPFCIGSAKGDDALEKRFLDKALELNMLSLIGHRSVGGIRASLYNAVMIEDVQKLAAFMKNFLEIHQL comes from the exons ATGGAAGCTGcaacaagttatccagaagatctagctaagataataaATAAAGGTGGCTACAAAAGGCAACAGGTttttaatgtaaatgaattaGTCTTTTATTGGAAGAAAATGACATCTTGGGCTCTCATAGCTAAGAAGTCAATACCTATCTTCAAAGCATCAAAGAGAGGGGCTAACTCTTGCTTCAGg ggTCAGagaatacatgtgcaggttcgttacatgaATATACTG CAGCAAAGGCATTTTGCTGGTGCTGGCTCTGCTGGGGTCACCGTGGAGATTGTCCATGATGACCTGCTGGGATTTGCCCTCCAAGAGTGCCCCTCGGTCCTGGAATACAAGGTGCAGGCTGGAAATAGCTCCTTGTGCAACATGCCTCCATGTTTCAGCATTTACATCATGGGCTTGGTCCTGGAGTGGAGTAAAAACAATGGAGGTGTCACGGCCATGGAGAAGCTTAGCTCCATCAAATCTCAAATGATTTATGAGATTATTGATAATTCGCAAGGATTCTACGTATGTCCAGTGGGGCCCCAAAATATAAGCAAGATgaatattccattctgcattggcAGTGCCAAAGGAGATGATGCTTTAGAAAAAAGATTTCTTGATAAAGCTCTTGAACTCAATATGTTGTCCTTGATAGGGCATAGGTCTGTGGGAGGCATCCGGGCCTCTCTCTATAATGCTGTCATGATTGAAGATGTTCAGAAGCTAGCCGCCTTCATGAAAAACTTTTTGGAGATACATCAGCTATGA